The stretch of DNA CCGCGAGCCCGTCCTGCGCACTGGGACCTCGTGCCTGCCCAGTGTACCGTGGCACCCCAACCAGCACGGGGACCTCATTTTGGGTCCCTACCATGGATGTCCACAGCCCCGGCCACCGCGgagctccccagccgatcccccGCATCGTTTCAGCTCCGGCAGCTAATCTCCCCGGCCGGGACCAAAGTCTGAGCCGCCCCACCTGGTTGCCATGGAGAAGGCTGTAATGGTAttaggaaaagcagcaaaatcattttaaaaaaaaagcttttaaacctATTTAAACTCTAAGGAATCATTACCTTCCCCAGCAGCCCTCCCAGGCCTGCAGGACCCTCCCCAGGGAGCTCCCCCCGTCCCTTCGTGTGGGTAAATGCCACCAGCTGTCCCTGGCTCCCTGTTCTGTCCCCAGTCGCTCGGGCTGGCCGAGATGGGGAGGCACCGGCACTGGTGGCCCTGCCAGGTCTGCCGGACCTGGAGAGACTGGTGGGACCCTGGGAGCTCCCTGGTCCATCCCCCCAAGCCAGGCCACCCAGGGCAAGTGGCCCAAGGCCAGCGCTGGGtaccagcagggccagcaccgaccCTGGGGGGAGTGGGGATGTGACACGGGTGGTGGTGTTGCCAAATATCATCCCGAACCAAAAATGTGTGACACTGGCATCCCACAGCTTGTGCCACTCTCTTGGGGACACCTGCAGGGACCAAGCTCCCTCCCGATGGAGATGGGGACCTGGCAGTGGTGGCAAAAGGTTTTGGCAGCTGCTGGCAAAGGTCCCCATCGGCATCTCCCAGTGTCGGCTCGTGCCCTGCCGCGGCTGCAGCAGGCTCGTGCGGGGAGTTGAGAAAGGCGGCTGAAGCGCCGGCGGCTCTTGGGGCTGCTAATTACCACGCCGGTGTCCCATGCGGCCACATGAAATCGTGTCACCGGCACCAGCCTGGCCAAACTGGTTGGACCGGGGAGGCGAGGACGTCCCCGAGCCATGACTCAGGGTGGCCAAGGCCATTGCTGGAGGCATAGATGGGAAATTTCCCAAACCCTtagttttgggggaaaaggggagtccctgggagctgggggtcgGAGGCACACGGGGACAGGGAAGGGAGAGCCTGTCCCAGCAGCGGGCACCTGgccggtgggatggggtgggaatgTGGCAGAGGGGCCTTGCTCCTGCCGGAGGTTGCACGGCCACGGCCccctgtgctgcctgctgccgggccccccctgcctgctgccgggtcccccctgcctgctgccaggccctccctgcctgctgctgggtccccgctgcctgctgccgggccctccctgcctgctgctggatcccccctgcctgctgctgggtcccccctgcctgctgccgggccctccctgcctgctgctggatcccccctgcctgctgccgggtcccccctgcctgctgccgggccctccctgcctgctgccaggtcccccctgcctgctgccgggtcccccctgcctgctgctgggtcccccctgcctgctgctggatCCCCCCTGCCTGCCGCCGGgccccccctgcctgctgccgggccctccctgcctgccgctgggtcccccctgcctgccccatcccagccccgctTCCCAGCCCTGCGGGGAAGCAcctggagatgctgggggggTGACAAAagggacatgagccggcaacgtgggCTCGCAGCCCACAAAACCCatcgtgtcctgggctgcatcacaagcagcgcGGTGAGCAGGCGGAGGGAGGCGATTCTCCCCCTCGACTCTGGCGAGACCCCCCTGCAGCACACGTCCTGCTCCGGGGTCCCAGCACAGGGCGGACATGGACCTGTCCGAGCGGGTCCGGAGGGGACCATGGAAGTGGTCAGGGGGCTGGCAGAACctctcctggggagaaaggctgggagagctgggttgttcagcctggagaagaccttCCTGAAGCCTTTCAGCGCctaagggggcttgtaagaacgACGGAGGGAGGTTTTTCGCCAGGACCTGTCGTGACAGGAGAAGGGGCGACGGTTTTAAACTGGGAGAGGGTGGATTTAGATGGGCTGTAGGGGGTGTGTTGCGCGGGGGTGGTAGCCACGGGAGCCGGTTGCCCGGCGGAGCTGTGCAGGGCGCTGGGCCCGGCCGGAGAGGGCTGGAGCAGCTTGGCCTCCCGCCGCCAGAGGGCGCTGCTACCCGGCCGCCCTCCCCCGGAAGCGCCCGCGCCCGTTGCCCTGGAAACGGGACACGGGGGTACTTGACTAGGCCCGGCCCGGGGCACCGGCCGCCTCCTCCGCAGCGGCGGGGAGAGGCCTTGCCGCcccccgctctgcccgccccgctCTCCCTGCGCTCCCTCGGCGGCCGGGCTTCACTCCAGAGGTGTCGCCGCGCAGGCCTCGGCCCGTGGCAGCTGCCCGCGCCTGCTGCGGCCTCCGCACCTCCAGGCTGCCCAGGCGTTTGGGCCCACCGGGGGGTgctcccgcggcggcgggcagccccggcagaTCCCTGTCTGCCAGATCCAGGAGCGGATGCAAATTCACTTTGCTGGCGCTGGAAGCCAGATGGAGCCAGTCGCTGTGTTAACGCGCGCCCTGCGGAAGCCTCCTGAGAAGGCGTGAAGGCGGGCGGCTGCTCCCTCCGCTCCGCTCGGGGCTCGCCTTGAGGGCCAGGGCACCGGGGAGTGAGGTGTGCGTCCCTGCCAAGGGCTGGCAGGTCTGGCCGGTGCTGGAGGAGAGGTGAAAATAAACAGCGGGCATCGGTCTGGGGGGCTGCGTGCTTGAAATCTTCAACCGGTTTCCTCTTGAGGTGCTGTGGATTTGGGGAGCGTTTTCATATCTTAGAGCTGCGTCCTGGGTGAGAGTTTCGTACCTCGGAGCTCACTGGCGATCCTGCCACCACGTCAGCTGTGTTAAAAGTGTCCTTGACaagaagagtgaaagaaaaactCGGTACAGAGTTGGCATTTCAGCTTTTAGTGGGGTTAACAAAACGTatatttcttgtttggttttgctctgGAGCGGTGATGGAGACTTTGGTTTGCAATGACACCCTAAAACCTCATTCTTCTGCCCAATTTTGCTATTTGTGGTGTCGTCCAGGAGAAAATTTGCTTTGTATTTCCAAACTATGAGAGAAGCAGTCACGGTCATTTCTGGTGCTGGTACAGCACCTGCCACAAAGGTGCTTTTGCCAGGGTCTCCCAGGCACTGCAGGAGCATAAATAATACCGTATATGTTAATTAGTCTTATATTGCCATCTGCCAGGTGAAACAGGCACCCCCGTGGCTCAGGGAGCACCCGGCTTTGCCGGCACGCTGGGGTGGGATATTTGCCCGCCTGAATCAGGCATCGCGGGGTCCGGGCACGCcgctgctggggccggggctgtctGGGACAGTGGCGTGAGCCAGCCTGCACGCGTGCCCGGGCCGTGTGGGCTACGAGTGCCTGTCCTCGGGGACCCATGCAGGGCTGGGAGACGGTGTGCACCTGGGGAGCGGAGCTGCGGCTCAGCTCCTTCGTGTGCCGGAGCACCCGCCAGAGACTTCCGAGCCCCCCGGCGCTGTGGGCGGTGTGTGAATTTGGCTTTCTTCTTGGCAGTGGGTGTGAAGAGACCGTGAATTCTCATCAGCACTTTCATTACCTTAATAAAATTACTTCAGGTCTGTTAAgttcttttgcagaaaaagaagacatAATTGCTTGTTTCGTTAGCTTCTCTCTCccttgagccccaaaagagctcAGCCCCTGGGTCTTGCTTCCATGGCTGTTTGTGAAATCCACATCGAGGGGCTACGGGATCTTCTCCAAGAGCCCGGAGCAGGTGAGGAGCTGGTAAACTCTGCTCGGCTCGGAGCTTCTGTCGGGGTGgcccctctccctctttcatcCTCTTAGCTTTGACAGGCACTAAGAAGTTATTCAGAGCTATGGTCTTTTTGAACATTATATTGTCAAAGCTTTTCTTCTGTAAGGGACAAGTTCTTACCTAACCTCACCTGCTCTGCAGAAATAGGAGTGATAATAAGCACAAAATGAGGAGATGAAGAACTGGCATTCGTTTTACCCCATGGCTGCCGTTCACCAAGGTCTTCCAGCGTTATCCACTGTGTCTTATGCTCTCCATTACCCTCGCTCTTACGTCGGAGACTCTGTTCAAGAACTTTTAGCTTTGCACACGGTTGGGAGTTGTCCCGTTCAGGCTGGGATGGTCGCCATTTGGAGTCAGCAGTGTAGACAAGCACAATCCAGATTTAGCACTGTCTGGGCTAATCAGAGTTTGTTTCAGTGCgtgctttgctttaaaatatgtatttttccacATAGCATCTCTGATGCGAAGTGACAAATTGGGGAAGGGCTTTCCTGTCACCAGCTGTGGCTAGGTCAGAGCGCAGAGATCCTGGTACCCTTTGGATGGCTCATTGACACAGGAGATACAAGGACTGTAGAGATCAAGAGAAAATCGCCTGGAAGTAAGTTGATGTTAGATGCTACTGGATGGCCTTGGAGCAGATGGTTGGATTTATGGATTAATTAGATCTTAAATTCTTTAAAGATCCCTGCGATAGAGACGGAGGCCATCCCTACAGGGGGGTTTTGGGAACGGTCCATAATATAAATGGAGTGGTACCTCCTAGCTGGCAATATTGCTTCACTGGGGGTGCCTGCTAAGCTTCTTGTTTCGGTATCTGCTGTGTGCTGTCTTAGGAATACGGAACCTCCTGACAAGTGTCACTTCTTTTCCTGGGATGGCTGTGGTAATTGGCTCCACCTTAAGGTGGATCAAGGTGGATGCCGCACCCGCTAGTAACCAAAGTTGTTAGCAACATCGCTTTTGCCCTAACTCGAGGGAAAAGTTGCTGCCATTGAGATCCTTAGAGCCTTCCTTTGCTCTTCAGCCACTGCCTGCCTGATATTGTGCAAAGATCCTGGACTCTGGGCACATGGATTTTGCAGAGAACAAGAACGTAAGTACTCTGACAGAGCACGTGCAGCATCTTGCTAACAAATATCTAAGTATGAAGGTCTGCAGTCCCTTCCCGGGTCGTGGAACCAGCGCTCTGCAAATGAAATCCTAATCGCAGGAGGAAAACGGCAGCTGAAAATCCCATCTACAATCTGTTCAAGCTCTGAAAAACTGGATATGCTGTGCTCTTCCACCAGCACTGCGGTGGGAGCATAGCACGGGGGAGAGGAGGGCTCTGCTGGCCGGCACCAGCTGTCAGAGCTGTTGTGTGTCTCTAGGTGCAGCTGCAGGATAGGAATGAGAGGCTGTACGGGCCCGGAGACCTgcaggagaggatggggaagCTGGCTGGCTCCAAAACAGATTTGCCAGCCAGAATGGTCTTCAGTGAAGAGGAAAAACTGAAGGTAAAAAACAAATACTTTAGGAGAGAACTGAGCGGTGAAGCCGTTTGAGGCCAGTAGATCTGCAGTGGAAAATccggtgggaaatgttggggcacctttctggggggggggtgttgtgcTCAAATTCTCTGGTGTGAGCTGTTGAAACAGTATGTTGGCCTCAGAATCAGCCTTTATAATGTCCTTTCTCTCCCCTAGATTTCCAAAGACCTCGTTGATCTCCAGATCGAGACAAACAAAATGAAGGAACAGTATGAGACGGAGaactttgaactgaaaaatatGGTATCCAAAAGTTTGAAGTAGAGTCGATTCAGCTCTGCCAATACCTTTATCCAGAACTGCATCCATCTTTGCTTTGCTTGGTCTATCCTCCTGGCTTTAGCTAGAGCAATGAATCCCCCCCCGACACCCCAGATACCATGAAACTCGTGTGAAACTCATCTGTCTCTAAGTCATAGTGTGCCAGAACCTGTTTGGCCAAATAAATGCCCTGTGATTGCTGCTGGTTTCTGCCATAGTCTAATTCTGCTGCCTCCTCGCTGCAGATCCTGGCCCTGGAGAACCgtgtgctggagctggagctctgcAGTGAGAAAGTCACTGGGGAGCGGGATGCCTTACGGGAACGTCTGCACGCTCTGGAGACCAGTCGGAAGGAGCTGGCGGATGAGTAcatcattttgaaaagcaattacCTGGCCCTAGGCAAAGAACTGGAGCAGGAGGTGAGACAGGCTGCAGTGTTTGCTCTGATGTTCTCGACTCCATCTCATAATTACCTGATCTACAGACAGTGTGGTTGGCTTTGGGTTGTGTATCCACGTCACAGCTCAGGTCCAGTAAGGTTTGCCAGCTGTGAGACAGCATCGCTTGGGGATGGTTATTTTGCTTTTGAGGCCCAGGGGATTTCATGAAACATGGTCACCTTCTAGCAGGGCTTGCAGAACCTGCTCTGCTCAGCAGGGACAGTGCTGAGCCCACGCTGACCCATCTGCCGTGCTCTTCGGGGCACCCCGCTGGCAGAGTCTTTCTCTTTTCACGCCACCCCAGATCCCTGTCACTAGCAGTAACGAGGAGGTCACTGCGGGGCTGGTCTGAGTGCACGTTGCAGGTCCCTCTTGACTGCCAGCAcgctttgtttcccttttttctgcatGGCTTGCGCAGGCTGCACGTGAACTGATTGTAGTCGCTCTCATTTCGTATGGCGGCGGGAAGGGGCCTGGAAGTTTTTGAGGTCGGCGAGTTTATAAAAACACGGAATGTAAGCAAGTTTCTGATTGTTCCTTAAAATATAGCGGATTTCCTGGTGACTGTTAGCTTAGCGATTATTAACGAAAGTCTTTTGGACCCAGATTTCTTTGTCAAGAATAGCTATTTCAATAgaccttcctctcttccctccctctcccccctcccacttcTCCTTCTTTTTGAATTGGATCGGATgactgacaccctcctgcctccctcccccggcAGATAGTTTAGCTGGTTCAGCCAAATGACCTGGTTTACCGTGCTGGCCCTGTGCAGAGCTGTGATGGGGCTGGGACCAGGCGTGCTGGTTTAGGCAGCGTCCAGTCTCTCTTTACAGTGAGCATCCGTCTGCAGAGCTCTGGTAGAGGAGGATACGAGGTCGTGATCATCCTGTTGCAAATAAGTGAGTTAGTGACTCTTGTGAAGCTATCATTTTTCTCCTGTaagctgaaaaatggaaatttcttaCGAGGAGGCAAGCTCAGCTGCTTGCAGGGGTGTGAACTCACCCCGTCGTCCTGCCGGAGCACGAGGCAGAGCGCGTGCAGCTGACTGTCAGCAAGGCAGCACGCTGCTGAGATGCAGCACTGCCAGGCTGCGGAGGAATAGCTCGGCATTCAGCAGTCTTGGTTGCTTCTTGTCCCCAAGGGGGTGCAATATGTTTGTCAAAAATTGGATTTTCAGGTGGCTGACGTCTCTAAATGATGGGTTTAACAGGTTGGTGGTAATAACACACTGTTTTCACTTGGATCCTGGAATGTTTCAGAGAGTGAAAGCACATGGATTCAGTTATGTGCCCGGATAGCATCCTGAAGAATTGGTGGAGCAGGGTCCAGAAGCCAAAGGTGAACTCTTTGGTTGTAATTCATAGGCTGAGGATTTTACCCCAGTTGCTTGGCTCTGACTACCAAATACCCCTGCCCGAAGCAAAAGAGGCTCCAACTTGGCAGGTTGGGACTTGCCACTGCATGGGCCTCTTGCTCATTATTTTCCCAGTGTGGACTTTCccaaaggaaatgggaaaagcagCCTGCGGttctgccccctccccttccctggcgCTCTTCTGGGGAGACAATGAACCTTTTACACATTCCCAATTACAAGTGCTACTTGTGACCTTGCCAATATGTTGTCATGGCTGCTTGGCGCAGAAGCAGCTCGGCGAGCTCATTCACGGTCCCTTGTACGGGAACAGTTAGAGCCTCTGAATTGTCGCGGCCCCCATTGTACGGCTCGATTCACACATCGCCCTGTGTCTGTCCCAGGCGAAGGAGCGCGGCGGAGCTGGCCTTTCCTGTCCCTGGGGAAGTGCCTTCCAGAAGATGCCAGCCAGTCACTTTATGCCTGTTTTCTAACTCGCTGTAAATTCTTCCCTTTCAAGACTATGACCTTTTCTCGACTCTccgtttcctcctcttcttttgttCAGCGGGCTTACGCCGTCTGCATCGGCGGTACGAAGTGAGGCCGTCGGAGGGAACCCAAATGGCTGCGAACCGGTTCGACGCCGGGGTTTTCCCTGGAGCCGGGCCAGGGGAGGCAGCGAAGCCCACTGCAAACCTGGGGCTGCCTCTTTCTTTCACCAGGCTGGTACTTCTACGCTTGTGTGACCCCCTCTGATCAAATTGTCAGGGCTGACAGCTGCAGATGGATCGTTTTCGGTTGGGGAACAAGCAGCCTGTCTCTGCGTAGCTGTCAGTTTTCACAGCTGTATATCTCACCTCTTTGTCagcctcttttctcctctcctctctccctcagcCCACCCTGTGCTATCTTTTGATAAGCTATTCTCTCCACGGATGACTCAGATGACCTCTGCCTCCCATCCTCCCGATTCACTGCCATGGTAACAATTACTCAAGCTTGTCCCCAGTCATAAACCCCATCAAAGCTTTGTTATCTACATAGAAACCCTCCCGTGAGACATGAATTCCCCCAGTGTTCCTTCCAGATCACCTGTAACAGAGCCTTTCTCATTCAGATCCTCTTTATCTTTTGGAAATGTGTCACTTCACACCAGCACCGCTTTGAATCTTGCTGCCTACGCGGTGCtgtgggctggctgctgctggagggatgCATTCAAACAAAACTGGAATTAGCTGGGTGGCGTCAGCCTAGATGGATGGAGATTTGGCCCTTCTCTTACGTTATGGAGTCCAGCACTGTTCAAATCCATTGTATGGGGAAAGACGTGCCTGAAGTGTTGGGAAGCTGTGTGGAGGGTACAGGGTTAGCGTGAGGAGGGAGGCTGGAGGTCAGGGCGGAGAGGTGGTGGCAGAgctgtgcccagggctgggctggcaccaGGTTCTGTATCTGAATGCCAGAGCGAGGTGGGCAGAGGGAGTAAGGTTACACGTGAATAATCCTGATGCTTGGCAATGACACTTACCCTGCATTTCCATCAGAATTAGAAAATCACTGATCTCTTTGGACATATGAGAGGGAACTAAAGATAAAACTTGCTTTCAGGAGGAGATGTGAGTGCCTGCCTTGTGTACACACCAAGAGCAGCGGGCATGTGCTGAACAGACAGCGTGCGGAGCTGGCGAGGCAGGATTTCAGAAGCTCTTTCCTTCTTGTTTGACCTGGCAGGTTGTGAAGAATGAAGAGCTCAGCCTAGAGCTGCTCAACCTGGCCAATGCCAGGAGCACCCTTCCCCGCACAGAGGGCAACCACTACCCCGCCGCGGCCGATGAATCCTCTGCCGAGCTGGAAAGAGTGCGAGCAACAGTGCGCCGTCTCTCGGCTCAGAAGGTGAAGGTAAGGACCTCTCTGCCCTGTCGCCAGCTTGTTTGAGAACAGGGATCTAACAGGCACCTTCTTCTGTCTCTTGCTAAAACCAGCCAGAAGATGTAGTTGCCTCTGAACACGAGCGGCAAAAGCTGGAGAGAAACGTGAGTGTGTGGGGGTCTGTTGCTGGATCCCTGGGGAAGCAGAGGGGGAATTTATTCCGACTGGCTGGCACCTCCTGGTGCTAACTTGAATTTTGTGGATGAGCTGATgccttgatttattttaaatttttttttaagctttgcagTTGAAAAACGAAACTAGAATAACTCCAGCTCTTATGGAGGCAAAAGCTGAGAGGACAGCTGTGGTTCCCTCCGTCAGTGCCCCTGGGTGAACGGAGGCAGGAGTTTAGAAGTCAACAAGTGCAGAGGACACTTGCTTATTTTCTCCTTGCCATTACTTGAGAAAGATGGGGCTGATAAAGCACCCGAAACTGAGAGCACCGAGAtgctccctgcctccttcccatcTGCAGCCTGTGCGACACCAGCTTGGGCtctgccaccagctcctgctgggaATCTGACTCTTGGAGCGAGACTCTCCCTTGGGGGAACAACACGTGTGCACCTCCATGTGCACCTCCCTGTGCCTTCTCCAGAACACACACCTCTTTTGGGGTGCTACAGGGCACTGGTCACTCCCAGTTAAACCTGTCCTTTCCCCAGTGTGTCACTGGTCATCTGGACTTGTGCTCAGCTGGAGgatctcctccttccttccctgttcACGAATCCCTTTGCTTAGCTCAGCCCTCTGTCTCATCTTCCTCTTCGTTTGTCCCTCAGTTGCTTGGAAACCAGGATCACATAAAAGTGGAgcttgaaaaactgaagaaaacctATGATTcgcagcagcagaagctggaagaGAGAGTGTGAGTATTTTGAGGACTCGTCCTTCTGTTTGGCTGGGCATTTGTGGAGCTCGTTACAGCTGAATTTGATCCTTGGGcgcaggagaggaggcagcctgCCTTTGGTGGGGTACAAGGTGGGAAATGATGATTCACCCTTGGAACAAGTGAGGCCTGAAAGCAAAACCTGATATTTTCAAGGGTCTTAAGAGGGTCAACTGTCTGCTTAAAAGTCAGTGGTGTTTAGGTACCCGACTGGCTTATGCACCTCTGAGACAGCCCAGAGATGAATCCAACCCTAGCCCTTACCCCCACAACGGTTCTTCCATCGACAGGCTGGGATGGGGTCGGTGTCACGGCAAAGGCTGGCACAGCAGGGGTGCTGGAGAACTAGACCCTCTGACTGGGGAGGACGTTCACTTTTGGTTGTGAGAGCTCTGTGGCTGCTGGTTGGAATACatctggtgggtgctggcagctgctgccgaGAGATTTCTGTCATCCTGTAGTGATTTCCTTCTCAAAGCTGGCTGTATTGGACCTACAGAGAAGTTTGGGGGGTTAAAATAAACACACCTTCTTCCTGTGTGCCCAGGATCACGATggggaaggagctgcaggaggcaaaGGGAGCGATTGGGGACACCCAGCACAAGCTGATGGAGCAGTCAGCGGTAAGGGCAGGCTCCCTTCCAGCCCCTGGCACCCGGGCTCCAGGACTGCCCCTGCCTATCCGCTCCTCCCAGGTGCCATGCACTTCTCCTGGAGCAAGCAGGGTGGGGATGTCTTGTACTGAGGTACTCTGACATGTCTCCTTCTCCAGGAGTTTGTCATACCAAGGTGCTCCTCCCTGTGCAGTCTTCTTCTGCAGGGGTGCGATGCACGTGGTAGAAGGTGCCGCTTGCCACAGGTGGTGGGAGGAATTTTGTTCACTGATATTTAGAAAGAGTTGGTGAAATCACCGGGGTGGGGATCGCAAATAACAGAAGGTAGCAGGGGAATAGAGACTATAAACATTTCCAGTGGGCTTCTGTGAAAACCCAGACCTTCCCAGCTCTAGTGAAGCTGAATATCTGGAAATGAAGTCCCCCATCTCTTACGGAGCTTCTTAGTGCCCCTTGCTTGGCCGGAGGACGTGGGCAGCAGCGAGCCTGTTTGCTATGCCTAGGTGCTGCTCACCTCCCAGAGCCAGCTCCAAGAGGTGGAGGCGGAGAACTCCCGGCTGCAGCTCCGGCTGAAGGAGCTGAACGAGGAATATCGCTCCCGGCTCGCCCAGTACATCAAGGACGTGGCGGTGGgtacccccagccccaggggctcTCCTGGCCGGGAGAGGTCTCTCCGTGCTGGCTGCCTGCTTcttgcaggctgctgctgtttcccctCCTTGCTGGGCtgctgagcagagcaggcagtggggtttggggggccaTGGTTGCAGCTGGAAGGGGGCTCTACCCCCTTGGTTTGGCCTGGGGGAGGAGATGCCAGCCCCTCTCCTCGCCCAGATTTCCTGTATGGCCACACTAAAGGGTCTGTGAGTTTCTGCTGGGACTTTCTTTCTTGGTCAGATTACTTGGATTGAAAGATCCTCTTATTTACAATGGCTGCCTTCCAGTTGGCTCCTAATCTCCATTGCCCTGACAACTTCCTTCGGCAGGCCAGGCGATGCCACTTCTGGCTCTGTCACAGCCTCCGTGGTGACTCTGCTGCTGTCCCCGTGGTCGGCTACAGAGCCGTGTAACGCCAGTGCCTGGGACCCGCTCTGGGAACAAGCACCTTAGACGTAGAATAGGGCCCCCAGAGCACGGTGAGGACTCGGCACAAGGCAGGAGTTTCAGGCAGGTTCAGGTGTGGATACCTGATTATATTGAGCAGGGAGACTGGGAAGAAATCTCTTTCTAGCCCCTTGGTAGCAATAAGCAGGTTTTGGCAAGAGCGTCTGTGCTGGGAGAAGGCTGGTACCGAAGAACACGGTGTGGTGATGGATCAGGAGATTAAGCAAAGCAATTTTTACTATTAAGAATAGTTTAATTTCTAACAGAGCTATGTTGA from Calonectris borealis chromosome 16, bCalBor7.hap1.2, whole genome shotgun sequence encodes:
- the CCDC78 gene encoding coiled-coil domain-containing protein 78 isoform X1, with product MDFAENKNVQLQDRNERLYGPGDLQERMGKLAGSKTDLPARMVFSEEEKLKISKDLVDLQIETNKMKEQYETENFELKNMILALENRVLELELCSEKVTGERDALRERLHALETSRKELADEYIILKSNYLALGKELEQEVVKNEELSLELLNLANARSTLPRTEGNHYPAAADESSAELERVRATVRRLSAQKVKPEDVVASEHERQKLERNLLGNQDHIKVELEKLKKTYDSQQQKLEERVITMGKELQEAKGAIGDTQHKLMEQSAVLLTSQSQLQEVEAENSRLQLRLKELNEEYRSRLAQYIKDVADYMDSKSSNVMGPSKAPADHAPMKHFVDSMLKDIRASYKSREEQLAGAARGYKKRMKNLVKKHENLLIAYGLQREQIRSLGSSAMDCGPAELHFSITDPELLTNATRELNRLREDKAKLEMQLHELQKKKLEETSGFPLSPEQQLDEEGWAQVRKQLQEFAHTTQEDLEQERSQLLTRAIVAEEQVSELQEYIDKHLARYKQEILRLRKLAGSEVPRALSAGAADTHSLPRARRIVSHQP
- the CCDC78 gene encoding coiled-coil domain-containing protein 78 isoform X2 — encoded protein: MDFAENKNVQLQDRNERLYGPGDLQERMGKLAGSKTDLPARMVFSEEEKLKISKDLVDLQIETNKMKEQYETENFELKNMILALENRVLELELCSEKVTGERDALRERLHALETSRKELADEYIILKSNYLALGKELEQEVVKNEELSLELLNLANARSTLPRTEGNHYPAAADESSAELERVRATVRRLSAQKVKLLGNQDHIKVELEKLKKTYDSQQQKLEERVITMGKELQEAKGAIGDTQHKLMEQSAVLLTSQSQLQEVEAENSRLQLRLKELNEEYRSRLAQYIKDVADYMDSKSSNVMGPSKAPADHAPMKHFVDSMLKDIRASYKSREEQLAGAARGYKKRMKNLVKKHENLLIAYGLQREQIRSLGSSAMDCGPAELHFSITDPELLTNATRELNRLREDKAKLEMQLHELQKKKLEETSGFPLSPEQQLDEEGWAQVRKQLQEFAHTTQEDLEQERSQLLTRAIVAEEQVSELQEYIDKHLARYKQEILRLRKLAGSEVPRALSAGAADTHSLPRARRIVSHQP